One Tursiops truncatus isolate mTurTru1 chromosome 3, mTurTru1.mat.Y, whole genome shotgun sequence DNA segment encodes these proteins:
- the LOC101327958 gene encoding uncharacterized protein isoform X2 — MLENYSNLVSLGLLFSKPAVISLLQQGEDPWKVEKESPGGSSVGCKSSPKTTKSTQTQDSSFWGPVRKRLKKNEPWNFISEKSCLYEDRIKKQKDKNESLQIISVTHTKILTVERSHKNNDFGQNFSLKSVFVKQQKTAREKTPSKYEIQRNSFRQDSNLLNQPKIKTAEKRYKCNICEKAFIHNSSLRKHQKNHTGEKLFKCKECLKAFSQSSALIQHQRTHTGEKPYICKECGKAFSHSASLCKHLRTHTVEKSYRCKECGKSFSRRSTLFIHQKIHARENPHKYNPGRKASSCSTSPSGCQRIHLRKKSYLCNECGNTFKSSSSLRYHQRIHTGEKPFKCSECGRAFSQSASLIQHERIHTGEKPYRCNECGKGFTSISRLNRHRIIHTGEKLYNCNECGKALSSHSTLIIHERIHTGEKPCKCKVCGKAFRQSSALIQHQRMHTGERPYKCNECGKTFRCNSSLSNHQRIHTGEKPYQCLECGISFGQSAALIQHQRIHTGEKPFACSTCGKTFRQSSSLIAHQRIHTGEKPYECNACGKLFSQRSSLTNHYKIHIEENSFKVDLHV, encoded by the coding sequence gatGTAAGAGCAGTCCTAAAACCACAAAGTCAACTCAAACTCAAGACTCATCATTTTGGGGGCCAGTAAGGAAAAGACTCAAAAAAAATGAACCCTGGAACTTCATATCAGAAAAATCCTGCTTATAtgaagacagaataaagaaacagaaggacaaaaatgaaagtttacaaataatttcAGTCACCCATACAAAGATCCTCACTGTAGAaagaagccataaaaataatgactttGGCCAGAATTTCAGCCTGAAATCAGTGTTTGTTAAGCAACAAAAGACTGCTAGAGAAAAAACACcctcaaaatatgaaatacaaagaaatagcTTCAGGCAGGATTCAAATTTACTTAACCAACCAAAAATCAAGACAGCAGAAAAACGCTATAAATGTAACATTTGTGAAAAAGCCTTCATTCACAATTCATCCCTTCGTAAACATCAGAAAAACCATACTGgagagaaattatttaaatgtaaagaatgtTTGAAAGCCTTCAGCCAAAGTTCAGCTCTTATTCAACATCAAAgaactcatactggagagaaaccctatatatgtaaagaatgtggaaaagccttcagcCATAGTGCATCCCTTTGTAAACACCTAAGAACCCATACTGTGGAAAAATCCTATAGATGTAAAGAATGTGGTAAATCCTTCAGCAGAAGGTCTACCCTTTTTATACATCAAAAGATCCATGCTCGAGAAAATCCCCACAAATATAACCCAGGAAGGAAGGCATCCAGTTGTAGCACATCCCCTTCTGGATGTCAGAGAATTCATCTCAGAAAGAAGTCCTATTTATGTAATGAATGTGGCAATACCTTTAAGTCTAGTTCATCTCTTCGTtatcatcagagaattcacacaggagagaaaccttttAAATGTAGTGAATGTGGGAGAGCATTCAGTCAGAGTGCATCTCTTATACAACATGaaagaattcacactggagaaaagccttatagatgtaatgaatgtggaaaaggTTTCACTTCTATTTCACGACTTAATAGACACCGAATAATTCATACGGGAGAGAAACTGTATAATTGTaatgaatgtggtaaagcctTAAGTTCCCACTCGACACTCATTATTCATGAgcgaattcatactggagagaaaccatgTAAGTGTAAAgtgtgtgggaaagccttcagacAAAGTTCAGCTCTCATTCAACATCAGAGAATGCATACTGGAGAAAGACCCTAtaaatgtaatgagtgtgggaaAACATTCAGGTGTAACTCATCCCTTAGTAATCACCAGAGAattcatacaggagagaaaccgTATCAATGTCTGGAATGTGGGATATCCTTTGGCCAAAGTGCAGCTCTTATTCAACATCAAAGAATTCATACAGGAGAAAAACCCTTTGCATGTAGTACATGTGGGAAAACTTTTAGGCAGAGCTCATCGCTTATTGCGCATcaaagaattcatactggagagaaaccctatgaatgtaatgcATGTGGGAAACTCTTCAGCCAGAGGTCGTCCCTTACTAACCATTATAAAATTCACATTGAAGAGAACTCCTTCAAAGTGGATTTGCATGTGTGA